One Microbacterium marinum genomic window carries:
- the rpsH gene encoding 30S ribosomal protein S8, whose product MTMTDPVADLLTRLRNANSAHHDSVALPSSKLKTHIAEILQAEGYISGWEVSDARVGQTLTLTLKYGPNRERSIAGIKRVSKPGLRVYAKSTELPKVLGGLGVAILSTSSGLLTDRQAEQKGVGGEVLAYVW is encoded by the coding sequence ATGACGATGACAGACCCGGTCGCAGATCTGCTGACCCGTCTGCGCAACGCGAACTCCGCGCACCACGACTCCGTCGCGCTGCCGAGCTCCAAGCTCAAGACCCACATCGCCGAGATCCTCCAGGCGGAGGGCTACATCTCCGGCTGGGAGGTCTCCGACGCCCGTGTCGGCCAGACCCTGACCCTCACGCTGAAGTACGGCCCGAACCGCGAGCGGTCGATCGCCGGCATCAAGCGCGTCTCGAAGCCGGGTCTCCGCGTGTACGCGAAGTCCACCGAGCTCCCCAAGGTCCTCGGCGGCCTGGGTGTGGCGATCCTGTCCACCTCCTCTGGCCTCCTCACGGACCGCCAGGCTGAGCAGAAGGGCGTCGGCGGGGAAGTCCTCGCCTACGTGTGGTGA
- the rplE gene encoding 50S ribosomal protein L5, with translation MSNATAAVAGKIQPRLKQKYQGEIKKALQDEFGYANVMQIPGLVKVVVNTGVGEAARDSKVIDGAVDDLTKITGQKPVVTKARKSIAQFKLREGQAIGAHVTLRGDRAWEFVDRLVNLSLPRIRDFRGLSPKQFDGNGNYTFGLQEQSVFHEIDQDKIDRVRGFDITIVTSAKTDAEGRALLKHLGFPFTATDAQA, from the coding sequence ATGAGCAACGCAACTGCCGCGGTGGCTGGCAAGATCCAGCCCCGCCTGAAGCAGAAGTACCAGGGCGAGATCAAGAAGGCCCTGCAGGACGAGTTCGGCTACGCCAACGTCATGCAGATCCCCGGTCTCGTCAAGGTCGTCGTCAACACCGGTGTCGGTGAGGCTGCGCGCGACAGCAAGGTGATCGATGGTGCGGTCGACGACCTCACCAAGATCACCGGCCAGAAGCCCGTCGTCACCAAGGCCCGCAAGTCCATCGCGCAGTTCAAGCTGCGCGAGGGCCAGGCCATCGGCGCCCACGTCACCCTCCGTGGTGACCGCGCATGGGAGTTCGTCGACCGTCTCGTCAACCTGTCGCTGCCGCGCATCCGCGACTTCCGCGGCCTGTCGCCGAAGCAGTTCGACGGCAACGGCAACTACACGTTCGGCCTGCAGGAGCAGTCGGTCTTCCACGAGATCGACCAGGACAAGATCGACCGCGTCCGCGGCTTCGACATCACGATCGTCACTTCGGCGAAGACGGATGCCGAGGGTCGGGCGCTCCTGAAGCACCTCGGCTTCCCGTTCACCGCGACGGACGCCCAGGCGTAA
- the rplX gene encoding 50S ribosomal protein L24 codes for MANIKKGDLVQVISGRKQDKGGDRGKQGKVLEILVEQNRVVVEGVNYVTKHTRVGQSQRGTKTGGIETMEAPIHISNVALVDPSTKKPTRVGHRVEEQTKDGVKRTVRVRYAKKSGKDL; via the coding sequence ATGGCGAACATCAAGAAGGGTGACCTGGTTCAGGTCATCAGCGGCCGCAAGCAGGACAAGGGCGGCGACCGCGGGAAGCAGGGCAAGGTCCTCGAGATCCTGGTCGAGCAGAACCGCGTCGTTGTGGAGGGCGTGAACTACGTCACGAAGCACACCCGCGTCGGCCAGTCGCAGCGCGGCACCAAGACGGGCGGCATCGAGACGATGGAAGCCCCGATCCACATCTCCAACGTGGCGCTGGTCGACCCGTCGACCAAGAAGCCGACCCGTGTCGGCCACCGCGTCGAGGAGCAGACGAAGGACGGCGTCAAGCGCACCGTTCGCGTCCGCTACGCCAAGAAGAGCGGCAAGGACCTCTGA
- the rplF gene encoding 50S ribosomal protein L6 yields the protein MSRIGRLPIDIPSGVTVTVSGQDVAVKGPKGELALTVARPIEVAVEENQVLVSRPDDERESRALHGLTRTLINNNIIGVTQGYTKGLEVVGTGYRVAQKGTAVEFALGFSHPVLVEAPEGITLTVEGNNKVTVAGISKQAVGEAAANIRKIRKPEPYKGKGVRYAGEVVRRKAGKSGK from the coding sequence ATGTCGCGTATTGGACGACTTCCCATCGACATCCCCTCCGGCGTGACCGTCACGGTCTCCGGCCAGGACGTCGCTGTCAAGGGCCCCAAGGGCGAGCTCGCGCTCACCGTTGCACGGCCCATCGAGGTTGCGGTCGAGGAGAACCAGGTTCTCGTCTCGCGTCCCGACGACGAGCGCGAGTCCCGCGCTCTCCACGGGCTCACCCGCACCCTGATCAACAACAACATCATCGGCGTGACGCAGGGCTACACCAAGGGCCTCGAGGTCGTCGGCACCGGTTACCGCGTCGCTCAGAAGGGCACGGCGGTCGAGTTCGCACTCGGCTTCTCGCACCCCGTTCTGGTCGAGGCCCCCGAGGGCATCACGCTCACGGTCGAGGGCAACAACAAGGTCACCGTCGCCGGTATCTCGAAGCAGGCCGTCGGTGAGGCCGCCGCCAACATCCGCAAGATCCGCAAGCCCGAGCCGTACAAGGGCAAGGGTGTGCGGTACGCGGGCGAGGTCGTGCGCCGCAAGGCCGGAAAGAGTGGTAAGTAA